Proteins encoded in a region of the Oncorhynchus gorbuscha isolate QuinsamMale2020 ecotype Even-year linkage group LG16, OgorEven_v1.0, whole genome shotgun sequence genome:
- the amdhd2 gene encoding N-acetylglucosamine-6-phosphate deacetylase: MPTNKSVSKAPITQFVNCRILRDHKLQREDLWVREGRILDPEKLFFDEEGYADQRVDCEGLIIAPGFIDVQINGGYGIDFSQATSNVRGGVALVAKKILEHGVTSFLPTLVTSPPNIYHKVLSEVKVHSGGVEGAGVLGCHLEGPFISLEKKGAHPAQYLRSFQSGGMLDLIETYGTLDNVAMVTLAPELPNSEKVVRELAQRGITVSLGHSVANLSQAEEAVQNGASFITHLFNAMLPFHHRDPGIVGLLTSDQVPQDRTVFYGMIADGIHTNSAALRIAHRAHPTGLVLVTDAITAMGLPPGRHTLGQQVIEIQGLHAYVAGTKTLSGSIATMDMCVRHFKQASGCSVEQALEAASLHPAQLLGITRCKGTLDYGADADLVLLDDAINVRATYIAGQEVWRK, encoded by the exons ATGCCTACCAATAAGTCTGTGTCGAAGGCGCCGATCACCCAGTTCGTCAACTGCAGGATACTAAGAGATCACAAGCTGCAGAG AGAGGATCTGTGGGTGCGGGAAGGGCGGATCCTAGACCCAGAGAAGTTGTTCTTTGATGAGGAAGGCTACGCAGATCAACGTGTTGACTGTGAAGGCCTCATCATTGCTCCTGGGTTCATTGACGTTCAGATCAATG GAGGATATGGCATTGACTTCTCGCAAGCAACCAGTAATGTCAGAGGAGGTGTGGCCCTAGTAGCCAAGAAAATCTTGGAGCATGGTGTCACCTCTTttttacccaccctagtcacctCCCCCCCAAACATCTACCACAAG GTCTTGTCTGAGGTTAAAGTTCacagtggaggagtggagggagctGGAGTTCTGG gctgTCATCTAGAAGGTCCATTCATCAGTTTAGAGAAGAAGGGAGCCCACCCGGCGCAGTACCTGCGCTCCTTCCAGTCGGGCGGCATGTTGGACCTGATTGAGACCTACGGGACCCTGGATAACGTTGCCATGGTGACGTTGGCCCCCGAGCTACCCAACAGTGAGAAGGTGGTTAGAGAGCTGGCTCAGAGGGGAATCACTGTTTCTCTAG GACACTCTGTAGCCAACCTGTCCCAAGCTGAGGAGGCTGTGCAGAACGGAGCTTCATTCATCACACATCTCTTCAATGCTATGCTGCCT TTTCACCATCGAGACCCAGGCATTGTGGGTCTCCTCACCAGCGACCAGGTTCCCCAGGACCGGACGGTCTTCTACGGAATGATTGCTGATGGCATCCACACCAACTCTGCCGCCCTGCGTATCGCCCACAGAGCACATCCTACAG GTCTAGTGTTGGTGACTGATGCCATCACAGCGATGGGTCTACCTCCGGGCCGCCACACCTTGGGTCAGCAAGTCATTGAGATCCAGGGGCTCCATGCTTATGTAGCAG GCACCAAGACGCTCAGTGGCAGTATAGCCACAATGGACATGTGTGTCAGGCACTTCAAACAGGCttcag GCTGCAGTGTGGAGCAAGCCCTGGAGGCAGCGTCACTCCACCCGGCCCAGCTCCTGGGCATCACCCGCTGTAAAGGCACCCTGGACTATGGGGCAGACGCAG atcTCGTTCTGCTGGATGATGCTATCAATGTCAGAGCCACCTACATCGCAGGCCAGGAAGTGTGGAGGAAATGA
- the LOC124000271 gene encoding G-protein coupled receptor family C group 5 member C-like isoform X2 encodes MAAPITNVPKGCGLSVGSLYFNLCDLTAVWGIVVESLAALGVVTAFVLIIILMASLPFVTDRKRKGMVALQASFLAFTLGLFGLSFAFIMGRDFTSCTARRFLFGVLFAGGLACLLMHGLWLVLLNRQGQGPQGWMLCLGALAFWLVEIIINTEWLIITVERRPMTASGSPDISCSITNQDFVMALIYVMALLLGVVLMAVPSLTHKHKAWRRDGAFILATGVCSMAVWVAWIVMYIHGNQVAGDPSWDDPTLAIALVSNAWVFLVLYTIPEICSLTKEQEEGDEQPSDGEHIIYPVRSLVYDNILKEQNTAAAAAHQNMYMENKAFSMDEPNTANKPVSPYGGYSGQLRSCVYQPTELALITKSLANRDQSHETGLPRATAPTLNQSSTSLPHSLVPLPTTGLSPAVSGNGVYKKPLW; translated from the exons ATGGCGGCCCCCATCACCAACGTTCCTAAAGGCTGTGGCCTCTCCGTGGGCTCCCTGTACTTCAACCTGTGTGACTTGACTGCAGTGTGGGGCATCGTGGTGGAGTCACTGGCGGCTTTAGGAGTGGTGACGGCCTTCgtcctcatcatcatcctcatggCCAGCCTTCCCTTCGtgacagacaggaagaggaaagGTATGGTGGCCCTGCAGGCCAGCTTTCTGGCCTTCACCCTTGGCCTCTTTGGCCTCTCTTTTGCCTTTATCATGGGCCGGGACTTCACAAGCTGCACCGCGCGTCGCTTCCTGTTTGGTGTACTGTTTGCGGGTGGTCTTGCCTGCCTCCTGATGCATGGGCTGTGGCTGGTGCTCCTGAACCGGCAGGGCCAGGGCCCCCAGGGCTGGATGCTGTGTCTGGGGGCCCTGGCCTTCTGGCTGGTTGAGATCATCATCAATACAGAGTGGCTGATCATCACGGTGGAGAGGAGGCCAATGACAGCCAGTGGCAGCCCTGACATCTCCTGCAGTATCACCAaccaggactttgtgatggcttTGATCTATGTCATGGCCCTGCTGCTGGGCGTGGTGCTGATGGCCGTGCCCtcgctcacacacaaacacaaggccTGGCGGCGGGACGGAGCCTTCATCCTGGCCACCGGGGTCTGCTCCATGGCCGTGTGGGTGGCCTGGATCGTCATGTACATCCATGGGAACCAGGTGGCCGGGGACCCCAGCTGGGACGACCCCACCCTGGCCATTGCCCTGGTCAGCAATGCCTGGGTGTTCTTGGTCCTATACACCATCCCAGAAATCTGCTCCCTCAccaaggagcaggaggagggggatgagcagCCCAGTGATGGGGAACACATTATCTACCCAGTCAGGAGCTTGGTCTATGATAACATTCTGAAGGAGCAGAacactgcagcagcagcagcccatCAGAACATGTACATGGAGAACAAGGCCTTCTCCATGGACGAACCCAACACAG CCAACAAGCCTGTATCTCCATACGGTGGTTATAGTGGTCAGCTCCGCAGCTGTGTGTACCAGCCCACAGAACTAGCTCTAATCACCAAGAGCCTGGCAAAT AGGGACCAGTCCCATGAGACGGGCCTCCCCAGGGCCACGGCCCCCACTCTAAACCAGAGCAGCACCTCCCTGCCTCACTCTCTGGTGCCCCTACCCACCACAGGACTGTCCCCAGCAGTCAGT GGAAATGGTGTGTATAAGAAGCCTCTGTGGTGA
- the LOC124000271 gene encoding G-protein coupled receptor family C group 5 member C-like isoform X1, translating to MAAPITNVPKGCGLSVGSLYFNLCDLTAVWGIVVESLAALGVVTAFVLIIILMASLPFVTDRKRKGMVALQASFLAFTLGLFGLSFAFIMGRDFTSCTARRFLFGVLFAGGLACLLMHGLWLVLLNRQGQGPQGWMLCLGALAFWLVEIIINTEWLIITVERRPMTASGSPDISCSITNQDFVMALIYVMALLLGVVLMAVPSLTHKHKAWRRDGAFILATGVCSMAVWVAWIVMYIHGNQVAGDPSWDDPTLAIALVSNAWVFLVLYTIPEICSLTKEQEEGDEQPSDGEHIIYPVRSLVYDNILKEQNTAAAAAHQNMYMENKAFSMDEPNTAANKPVSPYGGYSGQLRSCVYQPTELALITKSLANRDQSHETGLPRATAPTLNQSSTSLPHSLVPLPTTGLSPAVSGNGVYKKPLW from the exons ATGGCGGCCCCCATCACCAACGTTCCTAAAGGCTGTGGCCTCTCCGTGGGCTCCCTGTACTTCAACCTGTGTGACTTGACTGCAGTGTGGGGCATCGTGGTGGAGTCACTGGCGGCTTTAGGAGTGGTGACGGCCTTCgtcctcatcatcatcctcatggCCAGCCTTCCCTTCGtgacagacaggaagaggaaagGTATGGTGGCCCTGCAGGCCAGCTTTCTGGCCTTCACCCTTGGCCTCTTTGGCCTCTCTTTTGCCTTTATCATGGGCCGGGACTTCACAAGCTGCACCGCGCGTCGCTTCCTGTTTGGTGTACTGTTTGCGGGTGGTCTTGCCTGCCTCCTGATGCATGGGCTGTGGCTGGTGCTCCTGAACCGGCAGGGCCAGGGCCCCCAGGGCTGGATGCTGTGTCTGGGGGCCCTGGCCTTCTGGCTGGTTGAGATCATCATCAATACAGAGTGGCTGATCATCACGGTGGAGAGGAGGCCAATGACAGCCAGTGGCAGCCCTGACATCTCCTGCAGTATCACCAaccaggactttgtgatggcttTGATCTATGTCATGGCCCTGCTGCTGGGCGTGGTGCTGATGGCCGTGCCCtcgctcacacacaaacacaaggccTGGCGGCGGGACGGAGCCTTCATCCTGGCCACCGGGGTCTGCTCCATGGCCGTGTGGGTGGCCTGGATCGTCATGTACATCCATGGGAACCAGGTGGCCGGGGACCCCAGCTGGGACGACCCCACCCTGGCCATTGCCCTGGTCAGCAATGCCTGGGTGTTCTTGGTCCTATACACCATCCCAGAAATCTGCTCCCTCAccaaggagcaggaggagggggatgagcagCCCAGTGATGGGGAACACATTATCTACCCAGTCAGGAGCTTGGTCTATGATAACATTCTGAAGGAGCAGAacactgcagcagcagcagcccatCAGAACATGTACATGGAGAACAAGGCCTTCTCCATGGACGAACCCAACACAG CAGCCAACAAGCCTGTATCTCCATACGGTGGTTATAGTGGTCAGCTCCGCAGCTGTGTGTACCAGCCCACAGAACTAGCTCTAATCACCAAGAGCCTGGCAAAT AGGGACCAGTCCCATGAGACGGGCCTCCCCAGGGCCACGGCCCCCACTCTAAACCAGAGCAGCACCTCCCTGCCTCACTCTCTGGTGCCCCTACCCACCACAGGACTGTCCCCAGCAGTCAGT GGAAATGGTGTGTATAAGAAGCCTCTGTGGTGA